The following coding sequences lie in one Rutidosis leptorrhynchoides isolate AG116_Rl617_1_P2 chromosome 6, CSIRO_AGI_Rlap_v1, whole genome shotgun sequence genomic window:
- the LOC139852005 gene encoding scarecrow-like protein 21: MQISEDNRSSITNVFYYQLLQEIDASLDPQFQCFSKSEPYCTLESSSANSSCTTMYNSPSSPDFMCKLRQLETIMSGDTDFDDDAGNEKSLDLPDIEIWKEMIVDYSGRDLKQVLIACAKSVSNNDLLNAHMLISELRQLVSVAGEPIQRLGAYMLEGLVARLSSSGSTIYKSSYFQLNTYVLYEICPYFKFGYMSANGAIAEAMKHEKRVHIVDFCIGNGSQWVPLIQAFAKRPGGPPHIRITGLQDSPSVLRIVGKRLCKLAKTYNVPFAFHTEIGLESVQAQPGESLAVNFAFVLHRMSDESVSIRNDRDRVLRLVKSMNPKVVTLVEQESNTNTAPFYPRFLEALDYYNAMFESMDITLPREDRGRINVEQHCLARDVVNIIACEGNERVERNELLGKWKLRFSMAGFSPCPMSPLVNATIKRLLKNHSERYMVDEKDGALYLGWMNRDLVACCAWK, encoded by the coding sequence ATGCAAATATCAGAGGACAACCGATCTTCGATAACCAACGTGTTTTACTATCAATTGCTACAAGAAATCGATGCATCTCTTGACCCCCAATTTCAATGTTTTTCCAAGTCGGAACCCTATTGCACACTGGAATCATCCTCTGCAAACAGCAGTTGTACCACAATGTACAACTCACCTAGTTCCCCTGATTTTATGTGTAAGTTAAGGCAGTTAGAGACTATTATGTCCGGAGATACCGATTTCGATGATGATGCCGGAAATGAAAAATCTTTAGACTTACCGGATATAGAAATCTGGAAAGAAATGATAGTAGATTATTCTGGAAGAGATTTGAAACAAGTCCTGATCGCGTGTGCGAAATCGGTTTCGAATAATGATCTTTTGAATGCACACATGTTAATATCGGAGCTCCGGCAACTAGTGTCAGTTGCCGGAGAACCGATTCAACGGTTGGGAGCTTATATGTTGGAAGGACTTGTAGCTCGGCTTTCTAGTTCAGGAAGCACGATCTACAAGTCCTCGTATTTTCAGTTAAACACTTACGTTTTATACGAGATTTGCCCGTATTTTAAATTCGGGTACATGTCAGCAAATGGTGCAATTGCCGAAGCGATGAAGCATGAAAAACGTGTTCATATTGTTGATTTTTGTATTGGGAATGGGAGTCAGTGGGTCCCGTTGATCCAGGCGTTTGCTAAGAGGCCGGGTGGGCCCCCGCATATTCGGATAACGGGCTTACAGGACTCCCCGAGCGTGTTAAGGATAGTAGGCAAAAGACTATGTAAGCTTGCTAAAACTTACAATGTGCCTTTTGCGTTTCACACAGAAATTGGGCTTGAAAGTGTTCAAGCCCAACCTGGTGAGTCTTTGGCGGTAAACTTTGCATTCGTTTTACATCGAATGTCGGATGAGAGTGTAAGCATTAGAAACGATAGAGACCGAGTGTTGAGGCTTGTAAAGAGTATGAACCCAAAAGTTGTAACCTTAGTTGAGCAAGAATCTAACACAAATACGGCCCCGTTTTACCCAAGGTTTCTCGAGGCTCTTGATTATTACAACGCAATGTTCGAGTCAATGGACATCACGCTTCCACGAGAAGATAGGGGAAGAATAAACGTTGAGCAGCATTGTTTGGCCCGCGATGTTGTAAACATAATAGCGTGTGAAGGGAACGAGAGGGTGGAAAGAAACGAACTTTTAGGAAAATGGAAGCTACGATTTAGTATGGCCGGGTTTAGCCCATGCCCAATGAGCCCGTTGGTCAACGCAACAATTAAGCGTTTACTAAAGAACCATAGTGAGAGATATATGGTTGATGAAAAAGATGGAGCTTTGTATCTTGGTTGGATGAATAGAGATTTGGTTGCTTGTTGTGCTTGGAAGTAA